Below is a genomic region from Methylobacterium sp. FF17.
GCCCCAGGCCGTCACGATGGCCGACCGGATCTGGTCGCGGATGTCCTCGGCATCGAGGCGCCGCTGCCCGACCGTCTCCTTGGCCTGGCGGATCTGCGAGTAGGTCTGCCCGCCCTCGTAGAGCGGGATGGAGAGCCGGCCCACGATGGTGGCGCTGACCGCGTTGTCGCCAGGGAACTGGGAATCGTAGCGCTGCTGCACGGAGCCCTGCAGGCCGGCAGTGGGGTAGAGTGCGCCCTCGAGCACCTTCACCTGGGCCTCGGCAACGTCCACGAGGTGCAGGGCCGAGAGGATCTGCGGATGCTCCTTCAGCCCGATATTGATCGAGGCGTCGAGGCTGGGCGGCACGTAGCGGTCGAGGGGGCGCCCCGGGGCGAGCTGGCGCGGTTCCACGCCGATGAAGCGCCGGTAATTGCCGATGCTGGCGCGCAAGGTCGCCTCGGCGCCGCTCACGTCCGAGCGGGCGCCGGCGAGGCGCGCCTCAGCCTGGGCGACGTCGGTGCGGGTCACCTCGCCGACGTTGAAGCGGTCGCGTGTCTGCCGGAGCTGCTCCTCGAGCACCTCCACGTTGTTGCGGCGCAGCTCGAGATTCGCCGTGTCGCTCAGCACGAACATGTACGCCTGGGCGGCATTGTACAGCGTCGTCATCTCGGTGGAGCGCAAGGCTTCCCGGACGCGGAGCACGTCGGACTCCGCCTGACGGGTCTGGTTGTCCGTGCGAAAGCCGTTGAACAGGGTCTGGTTCACGGTCAGACCCGCGCCGCCCGGGCGGGTGACCCGGTTGAAGCGCACGCCCGAGACCCGACCGTCGGTCTGGCCAAGGCCGATATCGGCGTCGAGGCTCACGGTGGGACGATAGCCGGATTTCGCCTGCGCCACGGTCTCATCGGTGGCGCGGACGTTGGCACGGCCGGAATTCAGGGCCGGATTGGCGGCGTATGCCCGCGAGAGCGCGCTCTCCAACGTCTCCGCAGCGGCCGGGCTCGCCACGGCGAGGGCCAGTACGGCGAGGCCGGCCGGCCGAAGCCTCGTGCGCATCGCAGGTCTCGATTCTCTCACGCTCATCAGCCCTTGCGGTTTCTCGATGAACCGGACGACCATCGAAATGGCCGCCGCGCCTGGACGCGATCCGGGTTGCCCGCCTCAACGCCAAGTCTACTCGACCTTCGCCGCCGGGGCACCGGCTGGTTCCTGTGTGCGGCGCGAATGGCCGGGGGTGCCGCAAAAAAGCGACACCGCGTCCGTGGGCGGACGCGGTGTGTCCCAGGACGCCTTCAGAAGGCGAAGCCGGCCTCGGCCGCGAAAGCCCCGAGGGCTGGAAGGGCGGCGTCGAAGAGCGGGCGCGCCCCGAAGGCGTCGCCGGCCCTGACGAACAGAGTCGCCTTGGCGGCCCGGTCCGGGCCCAGCACGCAGGCGAGGCGGCCGCCATCGGCGAGCTGATCGAGGAGCGCCTGGGGGCGGGTCTCGATGCGGCCGTTCACCAGGATGGCCGCGTAGGGGGCCGTCTTGGGGGCGCCGGCCGCGATCGGACCCTCGACGACCTCGATGCCGGCGGTGTCGGCCAAGCGCTCACGGGCGCCGGCCGCGAGTTCGGGGCTGGATTCGAGCGCCACCACCTTCGCGCCGAGGCGCTCCAGGATCGCGGCGCCGTAGCCGTAGCCCGTGCCGACGTCGAGGACCCGGTCCCCGGGCTGGATCGCCAGGGCCTGGATCAGGCGCGCCAGCAGCATCGGCGCGGCCACCGCCCGGCCTTCGGAACCGACCCGGAGGGTCTGGTCGATATAGGCGAAATCCTCGCGGCCCGGCGGCACGAAGCGCTCGCGGGGAACCGCCTCGAACGCATCGAGGACCGCGACGTCGTTCACGTCGAAGGTCCGCAGCTGACAATCGACCATGAGGCGTCGCGCCTGCGCGTAATCGAGCATGGGTGCCGTCTTCCCTCGCCGCTGGGCCGGCTCGCCGGCCTGTTCCTTCGGGCGGCGGGCGGCCACGCCGAAGCTTGCGGGTTGTCGTGGATCGACTCGCAAAACGCAAGGTTCGCGGAAGTCGGTTCGGCGGCGCTGACGAGGGGGAGCGGGCATTGAATTCGCGAGGGGAGTCGAGGATTCGCGAAGGGGGAACGACCGGGGAGCGAACCGAAGTCGCTGGGCAGGTCCCGGTTCGGAAACGCGTCCGAGTTCGAAAGCGCGTCCCAGTCCGGAAGATGGAGGCCTCGCCCGGAATCGAACCGGGGTGCAAGGATTTGCAGTCCTCTGCGTAACCACTCCGCCACGAGGCCTCTGTCGCGCGGCCCGATCGCTCGGGCCTCTCGGCGACCCCCGTCCGGGCGGCCGGCTCGGGGAGAGCCGGTCTCTAGCAGAGCCTTGGGCGGAAGGGCAACGGCCTTTGGGTGATCTCGGGGTGATCTCGTCAAAAAGGTTGGCGGTGCCTCGTCCGGCACCGGCGCGGCGTCCGGGCGCGGACCATAAGGGTGCGACGAGCATGGCCGAAAAACATGACGGTTTTATCGAATCCCGTGCCGCGGGGCTCTTGCGCCCGGACAACCCGCTGTGTAGACCCCCGATCGCGGTCCCCGATAGCTCAGTTGGTAGAGCAAGCGACTGTTAATCGCTTTGTCGCAGGTTCGAGTCCTGCTCGGGGAGCCAAACCTTCCTTTGATCCCGCCGCTGTCGGTTCGACGTGCCGGTGAACGTGGAAGAGCCCATCCGGCACCATCTCTGTTTTGTACGTGCGGCGGTTGCCGTCCCAGGCATGGCTGCGAGCATCGCCAGCCCCAACGGTGCGGGACTTCGCGGTATCCCGACGGTGCGCGAAGGCCTTTCCCACCATGCGCGAAGGCTCTTTGCATCATGCGCAAAGGCTCCTGCCCTCTTGCGCGAAGGCTCTTGCGTCTCGGCAAAGTGCTGTGTAGACCCCCGATCGCGGTCCCCGATAGCTCAGTTGGTAGAGCAAGCGACTGTTAATCGCTTTGTCGCAGGTTCGAGTCCTGCTCGGGGAGCCAAATCTTTTCCTGGACTTCGCTGATCTCTGATCGAGACAGCTTCGGATCGTGGATCGACCTTCTGGGATCGGTCCTGCCGCTCGTTCGAATCCTTCCCTGCTCTGCTTGCCGTCCGCCCTCGCATCGCACCCGGGGGCGAAGGGCGGTGTTCCGCGTCCGAACGCCGAACCACCCCACCGGCCCCGGGGCCGGTGGGGTGGTTCGGTTCGAGAGGCGTCAGGCCAGGGGGCCGGGGATCGCGAGTTCGGCCTGCGCGAGCAGCCGCGCCTCATGCTTGCGCACGAACAGCCACAAGGCCAGGCCGCCGAAGATCACCACCGCGAGCAGCGCGAGGCCGACGGGACCGGCGATATGCTCGATGGAGCGGCCGCAATAGTAGGAGCCGACGCCCATGATCGAGGCCCAGGCGACGCCTCCGAGCCCGTTGAACACGAGGAAGCGGCGGGCATCGAGCCGGTTCACGCCCGCCAGCACCGCCGCATAGGCGCGCAGCATCGCGGTGAAACGGCCGAAGAACACGATCTTTCCGCCATGCTCGCGGAAGAGGTACTGGCCGAGCTTGAGCCGGCCGTGATCCAGGGCGATGAGGTGGCCGTAGCGCAGCAGGAGCGGCATGCCCCAGCGCCGACCGACCCAGTAGCCGAGATTGTCGCCGATGATCGCGGCCGAAGCGGCGGCCAGGATGATCAGGCCGAGGTTCAGATGCCCCGTGCTGCCGGCATAGACCGCCGAGGAGATCAGGATGGTCTCCCCCGGCAGCGGCACGCCCGCGCTCTCCAGGGTGATGATTCCGAAGATCGCGAGGTAGCCGTAGCTGGCGATCAGGTCGGCGATGGGCAGGTTCGAGAGAAACGACATGGGATCTTCCCGCTTAGGTCCGTGGCGCGCACTGTGCGCCGGAACATGGCGGGATCGGGGCTCCTGCGCGGCGAAGACCGGGCGGGGGCCCGCCGTGATCCGGCGGGCGGTCGGGTGTTCCCGCCGCGAGGGCCGATGCCCTGGGGCGGGGTGGCCGGGTCAGCCGAAGGAGCCGAACCCCGCGAAACTGTCGCTGTCGAAGGTCGAAGGGGTTTCGGGTTCGGGAGTCGCCGTGTCGTCGGCGGCCGGTTCCGGTATTCGCGAGCGGGTGGGCGGGTGAATCGCGTCAGAGACGGTGGCAAGCGGCGCGGTCGCGCGATCGTGCTGCACGTCTTGGGTCATCCAGGCTCCTCGGTCAGCATGCCGTGGTTACGGCACAGCTTGGCGTAGACCAGCGGGCTCGATCCGTTAACCCTTCGGTCGCCCGTTGAGAGTGGGGCTGACATGCAGTGGCCGAGGGGCCGCGCGGGGGCCTGAGGCGCGCCTGTCATCGGGCCTTCGCGCGTCCGTGCCGGGCGGACGGATTCGCGCGGTTCAGCGAGCGGCGGCCGTATGGGCAAGCCCCGATGAGTCGAGCCCATCGGGGCCACGTTCCGGCGTTCTGAACTCAGGCGTTCCGGTTCAGGCGTTCTTGCGGGGGCGGTGGTCCGGGTCGACGCCGCCCTCGGGCGTGGTCTCGTTGTCGACGTCGCC
It encodes:
- a CDS encoding TolC family outer membrane protein, which codes for MRTRLRPAGLAVLALAVASPAAAETLESALSRAYAANPALNSGRANVRATDETVAQAKSGYRPTVSLDADIGLGQTDGRVSGVRFNRVTRPGGAGLTVNQTLFNGFRTDNQTRQAESDVLRVREALRSTEMTTLYNAAQAYMFVLSDTANLELRRNNVEVLEEQLRQTRDRFNVGEVTRTDVAQAEARLAGARSDVSGAEATLRASIGNYRRFIGVEPRQLAPGRPLDRYVPPSLDASINIGLKEHPQILSALHLVDVAEAQVKVLEGALYPTAGLQGSVQQRYDSQFPGDNAVSATIVGRLSIPLYEGGQTYSQIRQAKETVGQRRLDAEDIRDQIRSAIVTAWGRLEAAKAQVIASQAQVQANEVALNGVREEARVGQRTTLDVLNAQQELLNARTNLILAQRDRVIFSYGVVQAVGRLTVRFTALPVAVYSPREHFDQVKDLWYGVRTPDGR
- a CDS encoding protein-L-isoaspartate O-methyltransferase family protein gives rise to the protein MLDYAQARRLMVDCQLRTFDVNDVAVLDAFEAVPRERFVPPGREDFAYIDQTLRVGSEGRAVAAPMLLARLIQALAIQPGDRVLDVGTGYGYGAAILERLGAKVVALESSPELAAGARERLADTAGIEVVEGPIAAGAPKTAPYAAILVNGRIETRPQALLDQLADGGRLACVLGPDRAAKATLFVRAGDAFGARPLFDAALPALGAFAAEAGFAF
- a CDS encoding DedA family protein, whose protein sequence is MSFLSNLPIADLIASYGYLAIFGIITLESAGVPLPGETILISSAVYAGSTGHLNLGLIILAAASAAIIGDNLGYWVGRRWGMPLLLRYGHLIALDHGRLKLGQYLFREHGGKIVFFGRFTAMLRAYAAVLAGVNRLDARRFLVFNGLGGVAWASIMGVGSYYCGRSIEHIAGPVGLALLAVVIFGGLALWLFVRKHEARLLAQAELAIPGPLA